A single window of Plectropomus leopardus isolate mb chromosome 12, YSFRI_Pleo_2.0, whole genome shotgun sequence DNA harbors:
- the LOC121951509 gene encoding ADP-ribosylation factor-like protein 14, translating to MGQQGSKQPEAQVLILGLDNAGKSTLLYKLKHNLSVSTVPTIGFNVEMLEARKNRKSIHLTVWDVGGQRKMREHWESFHQDAAAVVFVVDSSRKERLEEARRELEKTLRSEQLRGRPLVLIANKQDVNGALTVTEIKDTFNLKKICSGRDWFVQPCSASTGVGVEEAFRRVVQMLK from the coding sequence ATGGGACAGCAAGGATCTAAACAACCAGAAGCTCAAGTTCTCATCCTGGGCCTGGACAACGCGGGGAAATCGACTCTCCTCTACAAACTGAAACACAACTTGTCTGTCAGCACTGTCCCCACCATCGGCTTCAATGTGGAAATGCTCGAGGCGAGGAAGAACAGGAAGAGCATCCACTTAACCGTGTGGGATGTAGGTGGTCAGAGGAAGATGCGCGAGCACTGGGAGAGTTTCCACCAGGACGCAGCGGCTGTGGTGTTTGTTGTGGACAGCTCGCGCAAGGAGCGCCTGGAGGAGGCGCGCAGGGAGCTGGAGAAAACACTGAGGAGCGAGCAGCTGCGGGGCCGGCCGCTGGTTCTTATCGCCAACAAACAGGACGTGAACGGAGCTCTGACTGTCACTGAAATCAAGGACACGTTTAACCTGAAAAAGATCTGCTCAGGTCGGGATTGGTTTGTTCAGCCTTGTTCCGCATCGACGGGAGTTGGAGTTGAAGAGGCCTTCAGACGAGTGGTGCAAatgcttaaataa